AGGCTCCATCGTTCATGTTACTCTGCTTTGTCCTTTGCTGCCATCAGCAGTAATGCAGAGAGTGAAAGGTGAACATTTATTGGCGATAAACATGTgtaaaacaagaataaaagagggTTTAAGCTTTGCGTGGGAGTTCCTTGAGGGTGTTGGTGTTTATTGCTTATttataattacatatttgagATCCATGCTTCTTTTAAGAGAAATGCAATGTATGTAGGATTTACCATTTGGGACGtggctaattatcatgttaatttTTTTTGAGCTGCTTTAGGTGATAGCTATGATGGGAGATTGTTCCTGTTGCCTATTTTTCTGAGTTTAGCAATGAATCATCTACCCCGTGTATTGGATTCCTTCTGATCTAGGGAATTTGACGCTAGGCGAGGGTTTGGTGAACCAACTGGTAGCTCCTCTAGTTGAAGTATCAGACCCCTTTTCGTTGCCTAGGTTATTGACAAGAGATGTGTAACTTCACAGGAGTAGAATCCCCACTCCCCATAAAAGAAATTTGCTACCCGCACACCCTAACAGGGGACTTTTAATTAGTCCCTGTGAAGAGATTTCTCTTTATTCTTTAAACAAAATCTTGTTTGAAGATCCAAATTTCAAACTCCTTTACAGTAAAAACATGATGAACGAATCCTGGAGCACTCATGGAGCAATAAAATGCAGAGAGAAACTGCAACCACTGAGACCCCCATTTAACAGCTACCAAATacttgcccccccccccccccccacacacacccCCAAAAAAAAGGTGATGTTAATACTCCATATATAATTGCTTCTTGGTCTTTCAGTTCTTATTGCTCATGATGTAAGATGGTTCGGAGCCCAATCATCTAGAGCTAGTAATGATTATATTGTGGATAATTATCGCTGCATAACATGCAGCTGATGATGGATAACTATTAGATTTTGATTTTGTGGTGAAGTTTTTTCAGTTACTTGATAAATTGTTATCTAATGCTTTAGCTATACGGGCTGCGAGTAATCTCTTAGTGTTCTCTTTTCCACGTGTCATCAGTTCAATGTCTTTCTTAGAATTCTGATTCCATGAAAAATTCTTTCCATCTATCATGTAGGATTTGAAGTTTACCTTGTGGGGGGCTGTGTTCGGGATCTTATTTTAAAACGAACGCCCAAAGACTTTGACATTATAACTACAGCTGAACTTAAAGAGGTTAGTCTTGCATCTCAATTGTGTACTGGTCATTCTTCTGCATGTGCAGTGCTAGGGACATGGTAGATTTTGTTGTGAGTCATCCTCGATGAGATTTCATAGTAGATACTAGATATTAACACTATAGATGTCGTTACTGCCTTTTGTCAGTTTCCAGGGTTGTAAAATTAGAGCCTTTTCATAGCAAACATAGGAGGACTTTAATGCCTAAAAACGTACCCCAACAACTTCAAAACCCCCTCCTACTATGCATTGTCCTTGCTTCTTGCCTTCAAGCTCATATAATGTTATgtagtttatttaattaattttctcACTATTAGCTCTGGAACCATTCCTTCCATTCTGTCCCACTCAGAGTGTAATCTCAGCTCAGCAGTTGAAGGAATTTAAAATACACAAAGTTCGGATGCGTCGCCTGATTTAACAGGAAATATACCTTGATGGTTTTATGTTTAAATCTTTATTGAGAATTCAGCTGCTTGGAGAAATTGTCTTGGGTGTATTACAAATTAGAGACAATTGTGAAGACTTTGGTTTTATTAGCTAAACTTTTTTCTCTTCTAACATGCAATGGTAACATCAAATGCCATCATATATTAGGTGAAACCTTACAGTAAAAAAATATTATCTGAACTATTTTTTCCTTTCGACATGGGATTGACACATCGCTGTGTTATAGCTAGAGTTACGAATCACTTAACTCACttgataaaaatattttaataaaatctcaatttcgaCGTGTATTTCTGTTAAGAATAATTACTTATTGCTAAAATAATTATAATTTTCTCACtaagaaataaattaattaataacaCTCAGTGAGGCTATGTGAATTATATGTTATATTACTACTGACGATTAAACCAAAATAATTTCGTCAAAATAATTTTCTATCCTGAATTTTGTTGAAAGCTAGTAAACCTCTTgcaattatttttattataaatcaaTAATCTTTTCTGCAACAATTCCTCTGTGGGAATTAAAACGAAAGTAAGCAAGATTATAGGCTTGGAATAATAGATTAATACTCCCtccattccaatttatgtgaatctgtttgactgggcacggagtttaagaaaaaatgaagacttttggaatttgtggtcataaacaagtcaaaaagggcccGAGTATTTGTGTagataaaagcttctcattaagggtagaattgtaagtttaagctaaattgttactaaatttagaaaggggtcattctttttggaacagacaaaaaaggaaataggttcacataaactggaacaaagGGAGTAAAATTTATTCTCAATCCACTACCCATTAGTTATGTAATATTTTGTTTGCCTACGTTAAcattacaaaattaatataagaATAGCTTATAGATAGAAGTAATATATATACTTAAATAAAAACTTCCATTCCAGCACAATATGGAAATTTCAGGTCAAGCTTGTATTATAACTGAGACAAATGTTACAACTCCAGTATGAACTATGAAGTAAGAAAGCGAAGTAGGAATTTAAAAGACTAAAAAAATATTTCTGCTACAAGAAAAAGCCAAGAAAGAGACCAAGACTAGTTCTTGTGTCTTGCCAAAAAGACTTGATTCTTTTACAAACTGAGCTTGCTATTTATATCAACAGATGGGTCTTGGTTACTTCCCACTTTGGCAAAATGAGCTATGTCAGAATGGAATCTATATTGGCCAATGTGGCTTCTCTCTCCCATTTCCTACATAATATGTTGACGAAAGATGACACTTTTCTTCAGAGCTGGAAATCTATCAAGATGTTTTGGCCAATATGAGAGTTATATTGGCCTAAGTGTCTTTCTTCCCTTTTTGACTTCTAGCttcttcttttctccttttccaaGTATTCTTCTTCTTGCAATATTCATTAGAAAAATGTGAGAATAGAATATTATTGTTCATGTTATTTTTTGTAATTAGTAAGATATTATTATtcgtattttattttaaaatcttaTTTCTATATATTGAAAATACATGAATAATTTATATCCGTGGCGAATATACATGTGATCTGAATATTAATTGTATTTTCAGGTGAGGAGAACATTTTCACATTGTGAGATAGTTGGAAGACGGTTTCCAATCTGCCATGTGCATGTTGATACTGAAGTTGTGGAGGTTTGCCATGATCTTTTTCACTTTTCTCCAATCTAGGTGCAAAGATCATTTTGCGCTCTCCAAATTAATATTATTTGCTTATGACACACATCTTATTTTTATTGATTAGGTTTCAAGCTTTCACACCTCAGGAATAAGGTCTGAGAGGGGCTTGAGTTTATCTTTTGAGAAGCCAGTTGACTGTGATGAGAAGGACCACTTTCGATGGAGAAATTGTTTGCATAGAGATTTTACAATTAATGGGTTGCATATCTGATCCTAGCACCTTCTTGACTTTGCATTTGTCATTGTCCCGCATTGGCCAACCCTTTTTCATTAGTGTTGTGCTGTACTGAATTTTTTGATTATTTATACTTAGTTTATCATGGGTTGGAGATATTTCAGTAGACATCTACACTTTATCTAAAAACTCTTGACACTTCATATTGTCTACTCGCAATTGCAAATTATCCTCTTTGTTTTTGCTCAGGTTGATGTTTGACCCTTATTCAAAATTCGTCTATGATTACATGGGAGGAGTGGATGATATCAGGAAAGCTAAAGTGTGCATATAATCTTTGATGAGGTCTAATTGTTACCCTAGTCCCTCTCCATTCTGATCTGATCACTTGTGCTACAGGTACGGACAATCGGGCCTGCTAGTTTCTCATTCATAGAGGATTGCGGTGAGTTCCCTTTCATTTCCTGTTCCTTTAATGAAGTTTGACTCTTGAATGATAGACAGTTTCTCATTCATAGAGGATCGCGGTGAGTTCCCTTTCATTTCCTGTTCCTTTAGTGAAGTTTGACTCTTGAATGATAGATAGTTAAGTCCTCTATCTGTTCGGGCATTAGTGGCTTTGTGTATAATCTTGCTTGAATGACCTGTTCTCTCTATATACTATACACGAGTGCTTAAATTGCCAACTTCTTTGCTCTTTTTCTTTACACTAAAGCAACTTCATTGCTTTATTGTAATCGTTTAACTTATATTTGTTATGTAACAAAAATAGTTTTACTTTACCTTTGCAGCTCGAATCCTTCGTGCAGTTAGAATTGCTGCCAGACTAGGATTTCGATTTGGAAGGGAGACGGCTCTTTCTATCAAAAACTTATCATCTTCCGTCTTGAGGCTTGATAGGGTACTTGGAGAACATCTCTttctctctgtgtgtgtgtgtgtatttatgCGTGTAATGTTTATACCTAATGTATGTTGGTCTACCAACAAACAGGGGCGGATCCACCCTTATGGGTGGGGGTGGTATGGCACCCGTTCGGTtggtaaaattattatatatttatgtataaattttttaaaattaggTTAAATATATGATCCTGTGTGCAAACTAGACAAAGGTGCCATGACTGGTAGACCTTTTTGAAAGTTTTTCCTGTGTGTAAAATTCTAGTTCGAATTTATCTTGAACGTTGTCTGACTTTCCTTTTTCGTTgtgctttttatttcttttatcccAGTCATTTTCCTTTTTGGCTACCTCCTAATTTCCTATTTGTCGtttattatttttattccccccccccccccctattCTATTACTTTATTTGTGATATTTAGCAAGAACACTCAAAAAAGAGccttcaaaatttaaaatttcatAGTATAAACATTTCTCTTATTCTCAAATCTTTtagttttcttctttcaaaataaaaaaacttGGGTTTTGATATTTAGATTGAGATCAAAAttaatttataatttattttttattataacaTGAAAATTTGTGTTATTCTACGATTGTTAAATACAATTTAAATCTCTTTAGTAATAAATTATGATGAATATTTCGCAAGCATTATATTTATGATTTTAAGTTTTGAGATCTTGTAGTTTATCTACTTTTGCATTTACTTAtggggtataatttatctattgAAGATTTTTTTTCCTTATTCTGATCGGTAGAGTTCCCTTATTAAAGATTTTATTTTACTTGTGCAAATTTATTTTTAGCATACAAAAAAATGTAGTTCCCTAGTGAAAATATTGATTGTACTTGTATTATTAATAATAAAAGtgtgattccttctttaaaaTGTTAATTATATTTGCTTCTTAATGTCTGAAATGTAATTTTCATACGACAATAATAACATATATACCCAATGAAATTCCATAAGTAGGGTCTGaaaattgatgtaatttttatatttGCATATAAAGTGCTTGTTAAATTGcccaaataaactaaaaaaatgaaCCGGACAAACGTTccaaacaaattatatattagtAGTTATTATAAGGTGTACATTAAAGGAAATTTTGGCACCCGCCACCTTTAAATTCTAGATCTGCCTCTGCCAACAAAGCACTAAACCTATTATTTTAATAGGTCAAAGCACTAAAACTACTTCAAAATGTTCTATTCGGCTTTGGTTTTTCCAGGGAAGGCTCCTCATGGAAATGAATTACATGTTAGCTTATGGCTCTGCTGAGGCTTCATTAAGATTGTTGTGGAAATTTGGTCTTCTAGAAATACTTTTGCCAATTCAGGTTAATATATTCTGAATCTCTTCTGAATCTCTGTTGCACCTTATGGTTAACTTAATTACATTTCTGATATAGCTTAATTTGCAGGCAGCATATTTCGTTTACTATGGCTTTAGAAGACGCGATAAGAGGTCTAACATGCTTTTGGTAATTGTTTTGTATAAATCTTGCTCTGGATGCTAGGtgtttcatttcttctttttgggtcCACCATAGACTCCTGACCTCAATAAGGTACTTGGGGGTGAAAATTTCCCCCCTCAAAAAGTAGTACATATTGGCCTTGAGGTGATGGTAAAAAGGGGGGTTATAAGTTATTATGCTTAGTCATAGCTGCATTATTGGCTAAAAAGTGATTAACGCCTTGACGTGGTGGATTTTGGACCATAAGTTCATTCAATGAAAATCTGATGATCACGGACTCAAATTCTCCTAAAGAAGCCAATAAGAgagaagaaaacaagaaacttCAGTTTTTGTCGGTTTGCAATTAACTTGGTGTTGATCTAATGGAGAATCATAAAGTCGTGGATCTCATACTGGGGCCATTTTCATTAGAATCAATGCTCTTGTAAATGCAAATAATGGATTTGAGAATAGCACTGGCTGAAGAAGCAATAATTTTTAAATTTAGCAAAGAGTTGGTCATGATTGTCTTAATGTGCCATAAAGATTACATCGTTATGTGTGATTATTAAGTACTTTTTAAGACAACAATACCAAATCTCGTGCATGTGCATTTTTAGAATATACATGTGGTCCTGCTTatgtttatttttttcttttgcattaGATGGCCTATACTACAATGAAGATAAATCATGGTTTCTCTAGCATCCTATTTGTGCAAATCATCAATTACCAACATCCAAATGTGGATTTTATTCTGATTCCCTATCTTTTTGTTGATGGACCGTTTTAATACCATGAATATAATTGTCACATATCTCCTTTAGTTGCAAAACGCAAGTTTTGACATGCTAAAATTTTGCGTATCTCATTTCTTGAATCCATTTTATGCTGATTTTGGTTTGATGAGTAAGAAGTCAAAGCTATAATGATTAACCTGTTTCTGCTTCCTTTGCAGTCTCTGTTTTCCAACCTCGATAAATTACTGGCCCCTGATAGGCCATGCCACAGTAGCTTATGGTAAGATTCTTTGCACAGGCTTCAGCAAGTAAGATGGTTTGTAAGCGTTCTATGTatcaatttcattttcagtttATGGGATATTCACTGGATTGTGTACTATTTTTCCTATTTCTGCATGGTAATTCTCTTGTGTCTGGCACCAGGACTTTTCCTCTAAAAAGTTGGTTAAAGGACTGTTAAAGGTACTAGATTGAAAAGGAAAATTGAAGAACAAAATTCTCATATATGTATATAAAGGACCATTGAAAATACTAGGTAGAAATGGAAACCTAAAGGACAAATCAAATATGTTTGTGTGTGATCTTTGACTTCATAAAAAAATCTATGTACCCctagaaaaaataattttgacaGAGAAGTTGCTGCTCTAACTTTTTAATATCTAGAATGTCTTGCACGATTCTCCCAGTCAGGTTGACTGGGCTTGTTTACTGGTCCAAATGTGCCAATGTTCCATATATGATAGAATTGCAAACCCTCGGGTTCCCCAGTGTAACTCTTTCAACGGATTTCTCAGTCAGATAAATGCAAGCGAACAATACTTTTGGCAAGTAATTGAAAACATGCAAGTGCAGAATTTTTCGTAATATGTTTTAATCATGTTAGTATGTTTACTGCTAAGACCTATGCTTTCTAAGAGTCTTTTAGCCTTATTAGAGATTCTTATGCCCTTAGCAAATATGAGAACTTTTAGTGCTTTTTACttctaattattttgttttgtatGATGTTTGCCCGAGATGAATTTAAATGGAGAAACATGGTCAATGAGGATTTATATAGGCGAGACCAACTTGTTTGGGACTAAGGTGTAgatgttgtcattgttgttgtaaTTGAAAACATGCAAGTGAACAATCTTACTGAGAAATCTGGCACATTTGTTGGCCTCATAGTGACGGATTCTATTGTTTGTTTGGAGCTAACTCATCTTGCTTTACATACCTAAAATTTTCAAGTGATTGGAGCTGCACAATCTGCACTTTTTCTTTGAGCAGTAATTGCACCTGAAATCTGCCTAGTTATGTGCATATATTCTCTGTCATTTGTGATTCCTAGTCAAAgaactaataattttaaaagaatgtgagtGTGAAGGTGTATGTTAACAtgccaatttttttttctttctgaaaagGTAACAATTATATTCTTCAGCACCCAAAAAACGGGGCTGGTATCTAATATTTACATGTACAACCCTTGAAAATCTTACAGAGAATTAAAAAGGTCTAGTAGTGATTCTACATCACCTATCAACTGTTCTttacaccaaaaatgaaaaagataaatacaagaaCTCTTGATTTTCTCTGTTGAACTGCTCTTGCCTTCAAAACATCTTGCATTCCTCTCCTTCCAAATTGT
This sequence is a window from Nicotiana sylvestris chromosome 3, ASM39365v2, whole genome shotgun sequence. Protein-coding genes within it:
- the LOC104237840 gene encoding uncharacterized protein, translated to MAISSGFAFSCRPHFPLSHGMRKVFVSCAAAIEAIEETDSGKEPAEWKRFNSKELGISSSMIAKPTRVVLNGLKSKGFEVYLVGGCVRDLILKRTPKDFDIITTAELKEVRRTFSHCEIVGRRFPICHVHVDTEVVEVSSFHTSGIRSERGLSLSFEKPVDCDEKDHFRWRNCLHRDFTINGLMFDPYSKFVYDYMGGVDDIRKAKVRTIGPASFSFIEDCARILRAVRIAARLGFRFGRETALSIKNLSSSVLRLDRGRLLMEMNYMLAYGSAEASLRLLWKFGLLEILLPIQAAYFVYYGFRRRDKRSNMLLSLFSNLDKLLAPDRPCHSSLWVAILAFHKALSDQPRDPLVVAAFVLGVHNGGDLSEALSIAKRISTQHDGSFHELESQDLDLAALKEEVVELATSVQRALTNMTDEYFVSRAMTNYPKAPYSDLVFIPLALYLRSCKVFQCVRMGKEKGFVAKQGSKIDYELLALGSLQEVRHVFARIVFDTIYPLNIGEDDT